From a single Zygotorulaspora mrakii chromosome 2, complete sequence genomic region:
- the ACF4 gene encoding Acf4p (similar to Saccharomyces cerevisiae ACF4 (YJR083C); ancestral locus Anc_7.451) has protein sequence MELPKFTVGDEQNREHSPTRLSAAAQIDRSNASSPRRQGIQLSIPIQSSPMKNYEINDGSSINNSVTTPRNSFGSDFDRTGQMEQNQDLLYKLAAKKRQIVELQQGLELAKKELHILESRYKLTLSPDANPNYSAHNDGAYSNSSTKAKNEKLQPWQKRMQQTLVDVNNSPNVLKSKQSISSFFNNDAGSTKQLKQDLNENTAKPTFFQSILDKFNEFSVAEEEEEEFDRTQNQQKDSFYLKDKLDYDEEEEIENEETGHTLIGNKSRSKNLM, from the coding sequence ATGGAGCTTCCCAAATTCACTGTGGGAGATGAACAAAACCGTGAACATTCCCCCACGAGGTTATCGGCAGCCGCTCAGATAGATAGATCAAATGCTTCCTCACCAAGACGACAAGGTATTCAATTATCCATACCGATACAATCCAGTCCCatgaaaaattatgaaATTAATGATGGCAGCTCCATTAATAATTCTGTGACGACTCCCAGAAATAGTTTTGGTTCCGATTTTGATCGAACTGGTCAAATGGAGCAAAATCAAGATCTCTTATATAAGCTGGCAGctaaaaaaagacaaataGTAGAATTGCAACAGGGCTTGGAAttggcaaaaaaagaattacATATTTTAGAGTCTCGTTATAAATTAACTCTATCACCAGACGCTAATCCAAACTATAGTGCGCATAACGACGGTGCTTACTCTAACTCATCAACGAAAGCGAAGAACGAAAAATTACAACCTTGGCAAAAGCGTATGCAACAGACTCTTGTTGATGTGAATAACTCGCCAAATGTGCTAAAAAGTAAGCAAAGCATatcaagttttttcaataatgaCGCTGGCAGTACaaagcaattgaaacaagATTTAAATGAAAACACAGCTAAGCCAACGTTCTTTCAAAGTATATTGGACAAATTTAATGAATTCTCAGTGgctgaggaagaagaagaggaatTTGATAGAACTCAAAATCAGCAAAAGGATAGCTTTTATTTAAAGGACAAGCTAGATTacgatgaggaagaagaaattgaaaatgaagaaacagGTCATACTCTGATAGGCAATAAAAGCAggtcaaaaaatttgatgtAA
- the VMA13 gene encoding H(+)-transporting V1 sector ATPase subunit H (similar to Saccharomyces cerevisiae VMA13 (YPR036W); ancestral locus Anc_7.450), which translates to MILLDSTHFNDIRSAIRSRPVAWDALARSAEISELDASTAKTLESILVKHANEPTSSVDPNFKINEQTIAPLIHLLSSANNSDAKKSVQNLIAELLSSERFSGDTIDFFIKNPKKVKELFDVSLVGDRQTVLISSFNLVTLLIQPKLMNKKLVSQLVNSENFLNILNNLDLMDTCYVCIRLLQELASLEPYRSMIWESHKKYLPTLFVIIKRALEPTTRIVATNSNNLGIQLQYYSLLLIWLLTFDRNIAFELTQFYLQDFLNLLKLVKVTIKEKISRICISIILQCTSSGVKSHKKVIKNLLLLGNALPVLQSLSERKYSDEELRDDMATLKEILEKEYQELTSFDEYVAELDSKLLCWSPSHVDNGFWSDNIDKFKSQNWKLFRQLISVLIEAKESDLNDKQHKTILEVALSDITHVIELLPESTHVLNESNGKVVIMELLNHPDPRVKYEALKATQSVIGYTFK; encoded by the coding sequence atgattCTTTTAGACAGTACAcatttcaatgatataCGCAGTGCTATCCGCTCTCGTCCTGTAGCGTGGGATGCCTTAGCAAGATCTGCAGAGATTAGCGAATTGGATGCATCCACTGCAAAGACGCTGGAAAGCATTCTGGTAAAGCATGCGAATGAACCAACAAGCTCTGTGgatccaaatttcaaaattaatgaACAAACGATCGCTCCTTTGATTCACCTTTTATCAAGTGCTAATAATAGCGATGCAAAGAAATCGGTGCAAAATTTAATCGCAGAATTACTCTCTTCTGAAAGATTCTCTGGTGATACAatagatttttttatcaaaaatccCAAAAAGGTTAAAGAACTTTTCGATGTTTCTCTTGTTGGTGATCGTCAAACAGTTCTCATCTCCTCATTCAATTTGGTGACGCTTTTGATTCAACCTAAGCtaatgaacaaaaaattaGTTTCTCAGTTGGTCAATAGTGAAAACTTTCTCaacattttgaacaatttggATTTGATGGATACTTGCTATGTCTGCATTAGGTTGTTGCAAGAATTGGCTTCATTGGAACCATATCGTTCCATGATTTGGGAAAGTcataaaaaatatttgcCTACACTTTTCGTTATCATCAAGAGAGCTTTGGAGCCAACAACCAGAATCGTTGCAACAAATTCCAATAATTTAGGAATCCAATTACAGTATTATTCTTTGCTATTAATATGGTTATTAACGTTTGACAGAAATATTGCATTCGAATTGACCCAGTTCTATTTACAGGATttcttgaatcttttaaaattgGTTAAAGTCACTATAAAggagaaaatttcaagaatttgtaTATCCATAATTTTACAATGTACTTCCTCTGGTGTTAAGTCCCATAAAAAAGTTATAAAAAATCTACTGCTATTAGGAAATGCGCTACCTGTTTTGCAATCGTTaagtgaaagaaaatattcTGATGAAGAGTTACGTGATGACATGGCTACATTGAAGGAAATTCTCGAAAAGGAGTATCAAGAGTTAACCTCGTTCGATGAATATGTTGCGGAATTGGATTCAAAGTTATTATGTTGGTCACCATCTCATGTAGATAATGGATTTTGGTCAGATAATATtgacaaattcaaatctCAAAACTGGAAGCTCTTCAGACAATTGATCAGTGTACTTATTGAAGCGAAGGAGTCAGATTTGAATGATAAGCAGCACAAAACTATTTTGGAAGTTGCCTTGAGTGATATTACTCATGTTATCGAACTCTTGCCAGAGAGTACACACGTTTTAAATGAATCGAATGGTAAAGTAGTAATAATGGAGCTATTGAATCATCCTGATCCGAGGGTTAAATATGAAGCTTTGAAAGCTACCCAATCAGTCATTGGTTATACTTTTAAATAA
- a CDS encoding uncharacterized protein (similar to Saccharomyces cerevisiae CSN12 (YJR084W); ancestral locus Anc_7.452), with translation MSINLNHYFTEKCYDGNFLNFLSIHDNGRSYYLTMPNDGKLDELYNVTMELKSRQLTGTKQQVFEVSEQQLKLLNRIAEQETNWIVYPLFIVAEQFYQISKTINSISELERCGRTIHRSFNLCLNDRNPTLPKNRRIGCYMFANLEFQLYHKLKNRDMMKNLVKVLQSRRQEIPTLRQSLARYHKSHMVKYNYYMGEYYGCYEGDFSRGHEYLSDALMDCSRDPRLTKKRQRIVILLVPMAVLMKKRPVKVPEIYHNMLKALKTGNLSQYDAQVHKNEIFYLENGLYVAMSLIRELVLLRLIKQCYRYYGSRNILPLSIIAIGYTKSTQRGKQRAKKLTPQAERELLDSLECQLANLIAKDHIKGYLSHSNRCIVLSKKNPFP, from the coding sequence ATGAGTATCAATTTAAACCATTACTTCACTGAAAAATGCTATGATGgtaattttttgaacttcTTAAGTATCCACGACAATGGTAGATCATACTATTTGACAATGCCCAATGATGGAAAACTCGATGAGTTGTATAACGTTACAATGGAACTGAAATCGAGGCAACTGACGGGTACCAAACAGCAAGTATTTGAGGTGTCGGAACAGCAATTGAAATTACTGAACAGAATTGCAGAACAAGAAACAAATTGGATAGTGTATCCGCTATTCATAGTGGCCGAACAATTCTATCAAATAAGCAAGACaatcaattcaatttctgaACTCGAAAGGTGCGGACGCACAATACATCGTAGCTTCAACCTATGCTTAAATGATAGAAACCCAACTTTACCCAAGAATAGAAGAATTGGATGCTATATGTTTGCAAATTTAGAGTTTCAATTATACCATAAACTAAAAAACAGAGACATGATGAAAAACCTCGTCAAGGTTTTACAGAGTCGAAGGCAAGAGATACCAACGCTGAGACAAAGCCTAGCCAGATATCACAAATCGCATATGGTCAAATATAACTACTATATGGGGGAGTACTACGGCTGCTATGAAGGCGATTTCAGCAGAGGTCACGAATACCTCAGCGATGCGCTCATGGATTGCAGCAGAGATCCAAGGTTAACCAAGAAAAGGCAACGCATCGTTATTCTGCTGGTGCCGATGGCCGtactgatgaagaagagacCCGTCAAAGTACCTGAAATATATCACAATATGCTGAAGGCACTGAAAACAGGCAATCTGAGCCAGTACGATGCCCAAGTACACAAAAACGAAATTTTCTATCTGGAAAACGGCCTCTACGTCGCGATGTCCTTGATAAGAGAGCTTGTTCTGCTGAGACTGATAAAGCAGTGCTATCGGTACTACGGAAGCCGCAATATTCTCCCGCTGAGCATCATAGCCATCGGGTACACCAAGAGCACCCAAAGGGGCAAACAAAGAGCCAAGAAACTAACCCCACAGGCAGAGCGGGAATTGCTAGACTCTCTGGAATGTCAGCTTGCCAACCTCATCGCCAAGGATCACATCAAGGGCTACCTGTCGCATTCCAATAGATGCATAGTGCTCAGTAAGAAGAATCCATTCCCGTAG
- the MAL11 gene encoding alpha-glucoside permease, translated as MKNLSSLVNRVQSEADNQDAVVRGTSSSSNLPSIELEEEVIQKGKKDAGLDPEHLEFTTDTFPADGVQEEENDTLRIMNETDDAEEANEEEKNMTLLEALRRYPKAAFWSILVSSTLVMEGYDTALLNSLFALPVFQKTFGSVTKTGSYEITSKWQIGLNMCVFVGEIIGLQLTGFMVEWTGNRRTMITALSFFTVFVFILYYCNSLAMVAVGQILCAMPWGCFQSLAVTYASEVCPLALRYYLTTYSNMCWLFGQLIAAIVMKNSERNFSDSELGYKIPFAIQWVFPVPLALGIYLAPESPWWLVRKSKMEDAKKSLKSILSGSGQEKDIQVNITLEQIKLTIERERIEEKGEGSFRDCFKGVNARRTRISCLTWVAQNSCGSVLLGYSTYFFTRAGLATSKAFTFAIVQFCLGIVGTICSWLASGRIGRWTILAAGLAFQMVTLFVIGALGFSSSSKASYGVGGLLLALSFFYNAGIGAVVYCIVAEIPSAELRTQTIVLARNSYNLMAIFNSILTPYMLNEDDWNWGAKTGLYWGACTAVTLLWVVIDLPETSGRTFSEINELFAQHVPARKFKTTKVDPFRNAPAATDLPNDEQRSLQERQPLVPKT; from the coding sequence ATGAAGAATCTTTCATCGTTAGTGAATAGAGTACAAAGCGAAGCGGATAACCAGGACGCTGTTGTTAGAGGCACCTcaagcagcagcaaccTGCCAAGCATAGAGTTGGAGGAGGAAGTAATACAGAAAGGGAAGAAAGATGCTGGGCTGGATCCGGAGCATCTAGAGTTTACTACCGATACGTTTCCCGCCGATGGGGTGCAAGAGGAAGAGAACGATACGCTCAGAATCATGAACGAGACCGACGACGCTGAGGAGGCCaacgaggaagaaaagaacatgACTTTACTTGAAGCTCTGAGACGTTACCCCAAGGCAGCATTTTGGTCCATATTGGTGTCGAGCACTTTAGTTATGGAGGGGTACGATACCGCGTTGCTTAACTCACTTTTCGCACTACCTGTTTTCCAAAAGACATTTGGTTCCGTAACCAAAACTGGATCCTATGAAATCACCTCAAAATGGCAAATCGGTTTGAATATGTGTGTGTTCGTCGGGGAGATCATAGGTCTACAACTGACAGGTTTCATGGTGGAATGGACAGGAAATCGTCGCACAATGATCACGGCTCTCTCCTTTTTCACTGTCTTCGTTTTCATTTTGTACTACTGCAACAGCTTAGCCATGGTCGCAGTAGGTCAGATATTGTGCGCTATGCCTTGGGGCTGTTTCCAGAGTTTGGCTGTAACGTATGCTTCAGAAGTCTGCCCATTGGCTTTGAGATATTATCTAACAACGTACTCCAATATGTGCTGGTTGTTCGGTCAACTGATTGCCGCGATTGTTATGAAGAACTCcgaaagaaatttttcagacTCCGAACTGGGCTACAAAATACCGTTTGCCATACAATGGGTCTTTCCGGTACCTTTAGCGCTGGGCATCTATTTAGCACCCGAGTCTCCGTGGTGGCTGGTGAGAAAGAGCAAAATGGAAGATGCCAAGAAGTCTCTGAAAAGCATCCTCAGCGGTAGTGGCCAGGAGAAAGACATCCAAGTAAACATCACCCTGGAGCAAATTAAATTGACAATCGAGAGggaaagaattgaagaaaaaggcGAAGGATCCTTCCGCGATTGTTTCAAGGGCGTGAATGCGAGAAGGACCAGAATATCGTGCCTAACGTGGGTTGCTCAGAACAGCTGTGGCTCAGTTTTGCTTGGGTACTCGACCTACTTCTTCACAAGAGCCGGCCTAGCCACAAGCAAGGCCTTCACCTTTGCAATTGTCCAGTTTTGCCTCGGGATAGTCGGTACAATTTGCTCGTGGCTCGCCTCTGGTCGTATAGGAAGATGGACCATCCTCGCAGCAGGACTGGCCTTCCAGATGGTGACGCTGTTCGTCATCGGCGCGCTGGGCTTTTCGTCCTCTTCAAAGGCCAGCTACGGCGTGGGCGGGTTATTGCTGGCgctctcttttttttacaACGCCGGTATTGGCGCCGTCGTCTACTGCATTGTCGCCGAGATCCCGTCGGCCGAATTGAGAACTCAAACCATAGTCCTGGCGCGCAACTCATACAACCTCATGGCAATATTCAACTCTATCTTGACCCCCTACATGCTTAACGAGGACGATTGGAACTGGGGTGCCAAAACAGGCCTATACTGGGGCGCATGCACAGCCGTCACTCTCCTCTGGGTCGTGATCGATCTGCCCGAAACCTCAGGCAGGACGTTTAGCGAGATCAATGAGCTCTTCGCACAACACGTCCCCGCCAGGAAGTTCAAGACCACCAAAGTCGATCCTTTCCGAAACGCGCCCGCGGCTACCGATTTGCCCAACGATGAGCAACGCAGCCTACAAGAGCGCCAACCCCTGGTACCGAAAACCTAA
- the GLN1 gene encoding glutamate--ammonia ligase (similar to Saccharomyces cerevisiae GLN1 (YPR035W); ancestral locus Anc_7.449), which translates to MSGIEKTQILQKYLDLPQNGRVIAEYVWIDGTGNLRSKGRTLKKKITSLDQLPEWNFDGSSTNQAPGHDSDIYLKPVSFYPDPFRRGDNIIVLAECYNNDGTPNKFNHRHEAAKLFAAHKDEEIWFGLEQEYTLFDEYDQVYGWPKGGYPAPQGPYYCGVGTGKVHARDVIEAHYRACLYAGIEISGINAEVMPSQWEFQVGPCTGISMGDELWMARYLLSRVAEEFAVKISLHPKPLKGDWNGAGCHTNVSTKSMRAPGGMKYIEQAIEALSKRHIEHIKLYGTDNEQRLTGRHETASMTSFSSGVANRGSSIRIPRSVAKEGYGYFEDRRPASNIDPYLVTGIMCETVCGAIDNADMTKEYEREFS; encoded by the coding sequence ATGAGTGGTATTGAGAAGACTCAGATTCTACAGAAATATCTAGACCTGCCCCAGAACGGCCGTGTCATTGCGGAATACGTCTGGATCGACGGCACGGGTAACTTGCGTTCCAAGGGTAGgactttgaagaagaagatcaCGTCGTTGGATCAGCTGCCAGAGTGGAATTTCGACGGCTCGTCTACAAACCAGGCTCCGGGTCACGACTCTGATATCTACTTGAAGCCAGTAAGTTTTTACCCGGACCCATTCAGAAGGGGTGACAACATCATTGTTTTGGCAGAATGCTACAACAACGACGGCACTCCAAACAAGTTCAACCACAGACACGAGGCTGCCAAGCTTTTCGCTGCTCACAAGGACGAGGAAATCTGGTTCGGCCTAGAACAGGAATACACCTTGTTCGACGAGTACGACCAAGTATATGGCTGGCCAAAGGGCGGCTACCCAGCACCACAGGGCCCATACTACTGTGGTGTCGGTACTGGTAAGGTTCACGCGAGAGATGTCATCGAAGCGCACTACAGAGCGTGTCTATATGCTGGTATTGAGATCTCTGGTATCAACGCGGAGGTTATGCCTTCACAGTGGGAATTCCAAGTCGGTCCTTGTACCGGTATTAGCATGGGTGACGAATTGTGGATGGCAAGATACTTGCTAAGTAGGGTTGCAGAAGAATTTGCAGTCAAGATTTCTTTGCATCCAAAGCCATTGAAGGGCGATTGGAATGGTGCTGGTTGTCATACCAATGTCTCAACAAAATCTATGAGGGCCCCAGGTGGCATGAAATATATCGAACAAGCTATCGAAGCCTTGTCAAAGAGACATATCGAACATATCAAGCTTTATGGTACCGATAACGAGCAGAGATTGACCGGTAGACATGAAACTGCCTCTATGACTAGTTTCTCTTCCGGTGTTGCTAACAGAGGTTCTTCTATCAGAATCCCTAGATCTGTTGCTAAAGAAGGTTACGGGTACTTCGAGGATCGTAGACCTGCTTCTAACATTGACCCATACTTGGTTACCGGTATTATGTGTGAAACTGTCTGTGGTGCCATTGACAATGCTGACATGACCAAggaatatgaaagagagtTCTCGTAA